One part of the Mya arenaria isolate MELC-2E11 chromosome 3, ASM2691426v1 genome encodes these proteins:
- the LOC128228311 gene encoding glycerol 3-phosphate dehydrogenase-like isoform X3 has product MLHTGFDAVEPLESDCIRVCQKRVFPLARKIGVPVNHIGATMVAWSQQQLQNFDKVKDNSRQVDCSEVRELSVSELYARESRLGPGALGALHIPGEAVTDPWLLPILLANDARKKGARLVCWSRVESLSRDGNKWTVDSTSGKYRGRCVINCGGLYGDILEGLACGQAFRILPRKGQYTVYSAAACSIIKSSILPVPTSAGKGVIVFRSVYDNVVVGPTNEYVQSRERAPINTDVTRRLAEVARSVVPDLTSHPIVTMYTGVRPATKDKDYIIHGDREKYKNKRWVGSDLLDCRAVSASQSAWPTL; this is encoded by the exons ATGCTGCACACGGGGTTTGACGCCGTGGAGCCACTGGAGAGTGACTGTATCCGGGTGTGCCAGAAACGCGTCTTTCCCCTTGCCCGGAAGATAGGGGTGCCCGTCAACCACATCGGCGCCACCATGGTCGCCTGGAGCCAGCAACAG CTACAGAACTTCGACAAAGTCAAAGATAATTCAAGACAGGTCGATTGCAGTGAAGTCCGCGAACTGAGTGTATCCGAGCTGTATGCGCGGGAGTCGCGACTGGGCCCGGGGGCGCTAGGCGCCTTGCATATCCCTGGAGAGGCGGTCACCGACCCCTGGCTTCTCCCCATCCTGCTAGCTAACGACGCACGGAAAAAGGGGGCTAGGCTGGTATGCTGGTCACGTGTTGAGAGCTTGTCACGTGACGGAAACAAGTGGACAGTGGACTCCACTTCAGGGAAATACAGGGGGAGATGTGTGATTAACTGTGGAGGCCTCTACGGTGATATTCTTGAAGGACTAGCGTGCGGACAGGCGTTTAG aaTCTTACCACGGAAAGGACAGTATACAGTATACTCGGCTGCGGCCTGTTCGATTATAAAGTCAAGCATACTTCCGGTTCCAACGAGTGCCGGAAAAGGTGTTATTGTGTTCCGTTCAG TGTACGATAATGTGGTGGTGGGGCCAACCAACGAATACGTACAGAGCCGGGAGAGAGCGCCTATTAACACTGACGTCACGCGGCGTCTCGCGGAAGTCGCAAGGAGCGTCGTCCCGGATTTGACGTCACATCCTATCGTTACCATGTACACGGGCGTGCGGCCAGCCACGAAGGACAAGGATTACATCATACATGGCGACAGAGAAAAGTATAAGAATAA ACGGTGGGTGGGATCCGATCTACTGGATTGTCGGGCTGTCTCGGCATCGCAGAGCGCGTGGCCAACATTATAG
- the LOC128228311 gene encoding glycerol 3-phosphate dehydrogenase-like isoform X2 produces the protein MDTYDVIVIGGGVTGCACLFELASCGYSCLLLEKNDHLLDEASSGNSGMLHTGFDAVEPLESDCIRVCQKRVFPLARKIGVPVNHIGATMVAWSQQQLQNFDKVKDNSRQVDCSEVRELSVSELYARESRLGPGALGALHIPGEAVTDPWLLPILLANDARKKGARLVCWSRVESLSRDGNKWTVDSTSGKYRGRCVINCGGLYGDILEGLACGQAFRILPRKGQYTVYSAAACSIIKSSILPVPTSAGKGVIVFRSVYDNVVVGPTNEYVQSRERAPINTDVTRRLAEVARSVVPDLTSHPIVTMYTGVRPATKDKDYIIHGDREKRWVGSDLLDCRAVSASQSAWPTL, from the exons ATGGATacatatgacgtcattgttaTCGGCGGCGGAGTGACGGGGTGTGCCTGTCTGTTCGAACTGGCGTCATGTGGGTATTCGTGCCTTTTACTTGAGAAAAATGACCATCTGCTTGACGAGGCTAGCTCGGGAAACAG TGGGATGCTGCACACGGGGTTTGACGCCGTGGAGCCACTGGAGAGTGACTGTATCCGGGTGTGCCAGAAACGCGTCTTTCCCCTTGCCCGGAAGATAGGGGTGCCCGTCAACCACATCGGCGCCACCATGGTCGCCTGGAGCCAGCAACAG CTACAGAACTTCGACAAAGTCAAAGATAATTCAAGACAGGTCGATTGCAGTGAAGTCCGCGAACTGAGTGTATCCGAGCTGTATGCGCGGGAGTCGCGACTGGGCCCGGGGGCGCTAGGCGCCTTGCATATCCCTGGAGAGGCGGTCACCGACCCCTGGCTTCTCCCCATCCTGCTAGCTAACGACGCACGGAAAAAGGGGGCTAGGCTGGTATGCTGGTCACGTGTTGAGAGCTTGTCACGTGACGGAAACAAGTGGACAGTGGACTCCACTTCAGGGAAATACAGGGGGAGATGTGTGATTAACTGTGGAGGCCTCTACGGTGATATTCTTGAAGGACTAGCGTGCGGACAGGCGTTTAG aaTCTTACCACGGAAAGGACAGTATACAGTATACTCGGCTGCGGCCTGTTCGATTATAAAGTCAAGCATACTTCCGGTTCCAACGAGTGCCGGAAAAGGTGTTATTGTGTTCCGTTCAG TGTACGATAATGTGGTGGTGGGGCCAACCAACGAATACGTACAGAGCCGGGAGAGAGCGCCTATTAACACTGACGTCACGCGGCGTCTCGCGGAAGTCGCAAGGAGCGTCGTCCCGGATTTGACGTCACATCCTATCGTTACCATGTACACGGGCGTGCGGCCAGCCACGAAGGACAAGGATTACATCATACATGGCGACAGAGAAAA ACGGTGGGTGGGATCCGATCTACTGGATTGTCGGGCTGTCTCGGCATCGCAGAGCGCGTGGCCAACATTATAG
- the LOC128228311 gene encoding glycerol 3-phosphate dehydrogenase-like isoform X1, translating into MDTYDVIVIGGGVTGCACLFELASCGYSCLLLEKNDHLLDEASSGNSGMLHTGFDAVEPLESDCIRVCQKRVFPLARKIGVPVNHIGATMVAWSQQQLQNFDKVKDNSRQVDCSEVRELSVSELYARESRLGPGALGALHIPGEAVTDPWLLPILLANDARKKGARLVCWSRVESLSRDGNKWTVDSTSGKYRGRCVINCGGLYGDILEGLACGQAFRILPRKGQYTVYSAAACSIIKSSILPVPTSAGKGVIVFRSVYDNVVVGPTNEYVQSRERAPINTDVTRRLAEVARSVVPDLTSHPIVTMYTGVRPATKDKDYIIHGDREKYKNKRWVGSDLLDCRAVSASQSAWPTL; encoded by the exons ATGGATacatatgacgtcattgttaTCGGCGGCGGAGTGACGGGGTGTGCCTGTCTGTTCGAACTGGCGTCATGTGGGTATTCGTGCCTTTTACTTGAGAAAAATGACCATCTGCTTGACGAGGCTAGCTCGGGAAACAG TGGGATGCTGCACACGGGGTTTGACGCCGTGGAGCCACTGGAGAGTGACTGTATCCGGGTGTGCCAGAAACGCGTCTTTCCCCTTGCCCGGAAGATAGGGGTGCCCGTCAACCACATCGGCGCCACCATGGTCGCCTGGAGCCAGCAACAG CTACAGAACTTCGACAAAGTCAAAGATAATTCAAGACAGGTCGATTGCAGTGAAGTCCGCGAACTGAGTGTATCCGAGCTGTATGCGCGGGAGTCGCGACTGGGCCCGGGGGCGCTAGGCGCCTTGCATATCCCTGGAGAGGCGGTCACCGACCCCTGGCTTCTCCCCATCCTGCTAGCTAACGACGCACGGAAAAAGGGGGCTAGGCTGGTATGCTGGTCACGTGTTGAGAGCTTGTCACGTGACGGAAACAAGTGGACAGTGGACTCCACTTCAGGGAAATACAGGGGGAGATGTGTGATTAACTGTGGAGGCCTCTACGGTGATATTCTTGAAGGACTAGCGTGCGGACAGGCGTTTAG aaTCTTACCACGGAAAGGACAGTATACAGTATACTCGGCTGCGGCCTGTTCGATTATAAAGTCAAGCATACTTCCGGTTCCAACGAGTGCCGGAAAAGGTGTTATTGTGTTCCGTTCAG TGTACGATAATGTGGTGGTGGGGCCAACCAACGAATACGTACAGAGCCGGGAGAGAGCGCCTATTAACACTGACGTCACGCGGCGTCTCGCGGAAGTCGCAAGGAGCGTCGTCCCGGATTTGACGTCACATCCTATCGTTACCATGTACACGGGCGTGCGGCCAGCCACGAAGGACAAGGATTACATCATACATGGCGACAGAGAAAAGTATAAGAATAA ACGGTGGGTGGGATCCGATCTACTGGATTGTCGGGCTGTCTCGGCATCGCAGAGCGCGTGGCCAACATTATAG